A genomic segment from Fibrobacter sp. UWP2 encodes:
- a CDS encoding DUF6884 domain-containing protein, whose protein sequence is MGRIIGLVACSKKKNPEAASDKDKAFPAQDMYKGNIFLKSREYAETNCDDWFILSGKYGLLEKNEEISYYNSYLKDKPAAARREWCTDVLRALEKKGFDLKEDFFIILGGFPYYEYLQKHLNGRVFKCYSGGIYLDTIKDEFFLWKMPQS, encoded by the coding sequence ATGGGTCGAATCATTGGGCTTGTTGCATGCAGCAAAAAGAAAAATCCTGAAGCAGCATCCGACAAAGATAAGGCTTTCCCAGCACAAGATATGTATAAAGGGAACATTTTCCTCAAATCAAGAGAATATGCAGAAACTAATTGCGATGATTGGTTTATTTTGTCCGGTAAATACGGTCTTCTTGAGAAAAATGAGGAAATCAGCTACTATAATAGCTATCTCAAAGATAAACCCGCAGCGGCTAGACGCGAGTGGTGTACCGACGTTCTAAGAGCCCTTGAAAAAAAAGGATTCGATTTGAAAGAAGATTTTTTTATTATCTTGGGCGGCTTTCCTTATTATGAATATTTGCAAAAGCATCTGAATGGTCGGGTTTTCAAGTGCTACAGCGGAGGAATTTATCTTGATACAATCAAGGATGAATTTTTTTTATGGAAGATGCCCCAAAGTTAG